The genomic interval CTTCCAGGGTGGTTTGCATGGCGGGCGGCTCTCGGCGGTTCGGGCGGGCGACCATTACGCCGCACCGGGCAGGCCTTATGCAAGCGCAGAGGTGGGTCGGAGCCGGAAGGAGCGCCCGGAGCGATTGGCGAAATCAATTGTCGATTCCCGGTCGGGACCCCGTATACATGTCGGCCATCGGCGGAATGATCCGCGGCCCCATGCATAAGGACCCAGCAATGACCGAGCCACGCCTGAGCGATTCGACACTGTATCTGCGGCGCCTGGGCTTCGAGGCGCCCCCGGCGCCGACCCTCGAGACCCTGCGCCAGCTGCAGTTGCGCCATACCGGCGCCTTTCCCTTCGAGAACCTGTCGACGATCGCCGGCCGACCGGTGCCGATCGACCTGGCGTCGGTGGAGCGCAAGGTCCTGCATGAAGGGCGCGGCGGCTACTGCTACGAACTCAACAACCTGTTCCTGGCTTTGCTGCTGGAGCTGGGGTTCGACGCCCGCGGCATCAGCGGCCGGGTGGTGATGAACCAGCCCGAGGGCAGCTGGACGGCGCGGACCCACCGCCTGAGCCTGGTGACCCTCGACGGCGTGCGCTACATCACGGACGTCGGCTTCGGCGGCATGGTGCCCACCGCGCCGCTGGCGCTCGACACCGAAGCGCAGCAGCGCACGCCCCACGAACCCTACCGCATCGAGGCGCAGGCCGACGGCTACATGCTGCAAGCTCATGTCGCCGGCGAGTGGCGGCCGATGTACCTGTTCGATCTGCAGCGTCAGGAAGACATCGATTACACCCTCGGCAACTGGTACGTCTCGACCCACCCCGAGTCGCCGTTCGCCCAGCGGCTCATGGTTGCGCGCACCGGGGACGGCTGGCGGCGCACGTTGAACAACGGCAGCTTCGCCATCCACCGCGTCGGTGCCCAGAGCGAGCGCCGCGAGGTGACGGACGTCGATGAACTGATCGGGCTGCTGGAAGGCGAGTTCGGGCTGAGGGTGCCCATGCACGAGCAACTGCGCCCGGCGCTCGAAAGGCTGATCCGGCCGTCGTGAGCCCTAGGGCTTGGCGTCCGGCTCCAGTACCCGGCGGATTTCGCCTGCGGCCGCCGCCAGCTTCTTCTCCAGGGCCTTGAGGTCGGCGGCGCTGATGCCCGGCTTCAGGCGCCCGCCGTCGCCGGCCTGGGCGGACGTGCCGCTGCCGTCGAGCAATGTGTGGCGCAGGGTGTTGTTGATCACCGTCTGGTAGCCGTAGCCCTCGCGCTCGGCCACTGCGCGGGCGGCGTCGATGACGGCGTCGTCGAGCATGATGGTGATGCGCGTCTTGCCTTTGGAGGCGGAGACGGATCCCCGTTTGGCGTTG from Pseudomonas ekonensis carries:
- a CDS encoding BrnA antitoxin family protein — translated: MKDEYDFSNAKRGSVSASKGKTRITIMLDDAVIDAARAVAEREGYGYQTVINNTLRHTLLDGSGTSAQAGDGGRLKPGISAADLKALEKKLAAAAGEIRRVLEPDAKP
- a CDS encoding arylamine N-acetyltransferase family protein gives rise to the protein MTEPRLSDSTLYLRRLGFEAPPAPTLETLRQLQLRHTGAFPFENLSTIAGRPVPIDLASVERKVLHEGRGGYCYELNNLFLALLLELGFDARGISGRVVMNQPEGSWTARTHRLSLVTLDGVRYITDVGFGGMVPTAPLALDTEAQQRTPHEPYRIEAQADGYMLQAHVAGEWRPMYLFDLQRQEDIDYTLGNWYVSTHPESPFAQRLMVARTGDGWRRTLNNGSFAIHRVGAQSERREVTDVDELIGLLEGEFGLRVPMHEQLRPALERLIRPS